Proteins co-encoded in one Amia ocellicauda isolate fAmiCal2 chromosome 11, fAmiCal2.hap1, whole genome shotgun sequence genomic window:
- the uqcrq gene encoding cytochrome b-c1 complex subunit 8, translated as MGHHFGDLAKVRHVITYHLSPFEQKAFANYFSKGIPNVWRRFSSQVFKVAPPFVIMYLTYTWGNHVYEQGKRKNPADYENDQ; from the exons ATGGGCCACCACTTTGGAGACCTGGCCAAGGTCAGGCATGTGATCACCTACCACCTGTCCCCCTTCGAGCAGAAAGCCTTCGCCAACTACTTCTCCAAGGGGATACCCAACGTGTGGAGGCGCTTCAGCTCACAAGTCTTTAAAGTGGCACCTC CTTTCGTGATCATGTATTTGACCTACACCTGGGGAAACCATGTCTACGAGCAAGGCAAGAGGAAGAACCCTGCCGACTATGAGAACGACCAGTGA
- the gdf9 gene encoding growth/differentiatio gives MGIVVKIGLAWYCFTCLALPCVWSGYLHPSRSHSLANGPGEPPAAPDVHGSILSSLLKALSEKGHWAEPTPRLKPDSRYVRYMKRIYRMSATHDREPKGSRSHLYNTVRLFTPRDECPEQSREIFTEGLSYNLDRVRAQEQLLKSVLLYSFDKRHVTPLVSTCHLRLKEQEHSDQQVCSSAQHSFSFHVQIERRSRRKWVEVDVTSFLQPLIRSHKKDIHMVVNLTCVMEGAHNQDNLDQRKPIELSFKPPSLLLYLNDTSELAYQRRSTSAKLSDTEKPGQGVESPDSGTQLQRQVEKRSLRFRRNQPKHEQVQSTPSTTTASLLQHYQKFEFPTDECELFDFRVSFSQLKLDHWIIAPYKYNPRYCKGVCPRAVGYRYGSPVHTMVQNIIYEKLDSSVPRPSCVPSDYNPLSVLTIENDGSIAYKEYEEMIATKCTCR, from the exons ATGGGGATTGTCGTCAAAATAGGTTTAGCTTGGTATTGTTTCACTTGCCTTGCTTTACCTTGCGTGTGGAGTGGTTACCTGCACCCATCTCGGTCCCACTCCTTGGCGAATGGCCCAGGTGAGCCGCCGGCAGCTCCCGATGTACACGGCAGCATATTGTCCTCCTTGCTAAAAGCGTTGTCTGAAAAGGGCCACTGGGCAGAGCCGACTCCGAGGCTCAAACCCGATTCCAGATATGTGAGATACATGAAAAGGATCTATAGGATGTCTGCAACGCACGACAGGGAGCCCAAGGGCAGCAGAAGCCACCTGTACAACACCGTGAGGCTGTTCACTCCACGGGATGAGTGTCCTGAACAGAGTAGAG AAATTTTTACAGAAGGCCTCTCTTACAACTTAGACCGTGTCAGGGCTCAAGAGCAGCTGCTGAAGTCAGTCCTACTCTATTCGTTTGACAAACGACACGTCACTCCACTGGTGTCCACCTGCCACTTGCGTCTCAAGGAACAGGAGCACTCGGACCAGCAAGTGTGCTCCAGTGCCCAGCACTCGTTCAGCTTTCACGTCCAAATCGAGAGACGGAGTCGGAGGAAATGGGTGGAGGTGGACGTCACTTCTTTCCTTCAGCCTCTAATCAGATCTCATAAGAAGGACATACACATGGTTGTCAATTTGACCTGTGTGATGGAAGGTGCACATAACCAGGACAACCTGGATCAAAGGAAGCCCATTGAACTTTCCTTCAAGCCACCTTCCCTCCTTCTGTATCTCAACGACACCAGTGAACTGGCATACCAGAGACGGTCCACGTCTGCCAAACTCTCGGACACAGAGAAGCCAGGTCAAGGTGTAGAGAGCCCAGACTCTGGCACCCAGCTGCAGCGACAGGTGGAAAAAAGATCCTTGCGATTCAGAAGAAACCAGCCTAAACATGAACAGGTTCAGTCCACCCCATCCACTACCACAGCGAGTCTCCTTCAACACTATCAAAAGTTTGAGTTCCCCACAGACGAGTGCGAGCTTTTTGATTTCAGAGTGAGCTTTAGCCAGCTTAAGTTGGACCACTGGATAATTGCACCTTACAAATACAACCCCCGCTACTGCAAAGGGGTTTGCCCACGGGCTGTGGGTTATCGATATGGCTCTCCAGTTCACACCATGGTGCAGAACATAATTTATGAAAAGCTGGACTCTTCTGTCCCCAGACCATCGTGTGTGCCGTCCGACTACAACCCCCTGAGTGTTTTAACCATAGAAAATGATGGCTCCATTGCTTACAAAGAATATGAAGAGATGATCGCTACTAAGTGCACCTGCCGCTAA